In a genomic window of Variovorax paradoxus:
- a CDS encoding FAD-dependent oxidoreductase: MRRPERILVVGAGIAGCSAAIALASRGFGVTLVEKQAEWRFQSSGIFIYGNGLEALRAVGVLPRILEAGFAIEDGRNVYLDHLGAPIVDVFYPRSQGGAAPIVGIKRSEMHRVLADRLSALGVEIRLATTVERVDMEGERARVLLSDGTAQAFDLVVGADGIRSQLREQVTGPLAPRYTGFGVWRSVHERPRALVAKIMMMGIGKRLGIMPIADDRLYLFGTVAEPAGRWYPKEEWPARMRERFAEFGGPARPFLDQLGADSELLYTAVEEVQAPLPWHAGRLLLIGDAAHASTPFMGQGGAMAVEDAVVLAEMLADHGISDATLRAFGERRYPMCRFVQDASRQVGEAGAVEDAASCALRNAAMREGAQRQVDAFYGRLDALRTA; the protein is encoded by the coding sequence ATGAGGCGGCCCGAACGCATCCTCGTGGTCGGCGCCGGCATCGCGGGCTGCTCGGCGGCGATCGCGCTGGCGAGCCGGGGCTTCGGCGTCACGCTGGTCGAGAAGCAGGCCGAATGGCGCTTCCAGAGCTCGGGCATCTTCATCTACGGCAACGGGCTCGAGGCGCTGCGCGCGGTGGGCGTGCTGCCGCGCATCCTCGAGGCCGGCTTCGCGATCGAGGACGGGCGCAACGTCTACCTCGATCACCTCGGCGCGCCGATCGTCGACGTGTTCTATCCGCGCTCGCAGGGCGGCGCGGCGCCGATCGTGGGCATCAAGCGCTCGGAGATGCATCGCGTGTTGGCAGACCGGCTGTCGGCGCTGGGCGTGGAGATCCGGCTCGCGACCACGGTGGAACGGGTCGACATGGAGGGCGAGCGCGCGCGGGTGTTGCTGTCCGACGGCACGGCGCAGGCCTTCGACCTGGTCGTCGGCGCCGACGGCATCCGCTCGCAGCTGCGCGAACAGGTGACGGGACCGCTCGCGCCGCGCTACACCGGCTTCGGCGTCTGGCGCAGCGTGCACGAGCGGCCGCGCGCGCTGGTGGCCAAGATCATGATGATGGGCATCGGCAAGCGGCTGGGCATCATGCCGATCGCCGACGACCGGCTCTACCTGTTCGGCACCGTCGCCGAGCCGGCCGGGCGCTGGTATCCGAAGGAGGAATGGCCCGCGCGCATGCGCGAGCGCTTCGCCGAGTTCGGCGGACCGGCGCGGCCCTTCCTCGACCAGCTGGGTGCGGACTCGGAGCTGCTCTACACGGCGGTCGAGGAGGTGCAGGCGCCGCTGCCCTGGCATGCGGGGCGCCTCCTGCTGATCGGCGACGCGGCCCATGCCTCGACGCCGTTCATGGGGCAGGGCGGCGCGATGGCGGTGGAGGACGCGGTGGTGCTGGCCGAGATGCTGGCCGACCACGGCATCTCGGACGCCACCTTGCGCGCCTTCGGCGAGCGCCGCTATCCGATGTGCCGCTTCGTGCAGGACGCCTCGCGCCAGGTGGGCGAGGCCGGCGCGGTGGAGGACGCCGCGAGCTGCGCGCTGCGCAACGCGGCGATGCGCGAGGGCGCGCAGCGGCAGGTCGACGCGTTCTACGGCCGCCTGGACGCGCTGCGCACGGCTTGA
- a CDS encoding AraC family transcriptional regulator, giving the protein MDTGRDGDALSHLLAGYKSERAVTARFSLSAPWALHSTGVDGPLIRLCTGAPYWISVAGAEPVQIAPHDIAMLPQGGAHTVSSAPGLEARPFRELIAAHSTGRHGDHPIVFSHGGGGPVTELFSLHLWLPAQGLGSIIANLPPLIVLRQAQIPTTASLALAMETLVNETVAQRPGWQLSAARMADLLLVHVLCEHLYAQPAAAPAERLGTLRGLDDESIARAMALMHERPAHPWSVATLAQASYLSRTIFSERFRALVGVTPMHYLGSYRMTLAAEKLKNRQLSLYQVAESVGYASEKAFSRAFQRWTGLTPSAYARRHGAA; this is encoded by the coding sequence ATGGACACGGGACGCGACGGCGACGCACTGAGCCACCTGCTCGCGGGCTACAAGTCCGAGCGCGCCGTCACGGCCCGCTTCTCGCTCTCGGCGCCGTGGGCGCTGCACTCGACCGGCGTGGACGGCCCGCTGATCCGCCTGTGCACCGGCGCGCCCTACTGGATTTCGGTGGCCGGTGCCGAGCCGGTGCAGATCGCGCCGCACGACATCGCGATGCTGCCGCAGGGCGGCGCGCACACCGTGTCGTCGGCGCCGGGGCTCGAGGCGCGGCCGTTCCGCGAGCTGATCGCCGCGCATTCCACCGGCCGCCACGGCGACCATCCGATCGTGTTCTCGCACGGCGGCGGCGGCCCGGTCACCGAGCTGTTCTCGCTGCATCTTTGGCTGCCGGCCCAGGGGCTGGGCTCGATCATCGCGAACCTGCCGCCGCTGATCGTGCTGCGCCAGGCGCAGATTCCCACCACCGCCTCGCTCGCGCTGGCGATGGAGACGCTGGTCAACGAGACCGTGGCGCAGCGCCCGGGCTGGCAGCTCTCGGCCGCGCGCATGGCCGACCTGCTGCTGGTGCACGTGCTCTGCGAACACCTTTACGCGCAGCCGGCCGCGGCGCCGGCCGAGCGCCTGGGCACCCTGCGCGGGCTCGACGACGAGAGCATCGCGCGCGCCATGGCGCTGATGCACGAGCGGCCCGCGCATCCGTGGTCGGTGGCGACGCTGGCGCAGGCCAGCTATCTGTCGCGCACCATCTTCAGCGAGCGCTTCCGCGCGCTCGTCGGCGTGACGCCGATGCACTACCTGGGCTCCTACCGCATGACGCTGGCGGCCGAGAAGCTCAAGAACCGGCAGCTGAGCCTGTACCAGGTCGCTGAGTCGGTGGGCTACGCGTCGGAGAAGGCCTTCTCGCGCGCCTTCCAGCGCTGGACCGGGCTCACGCCCAGCGCCTACGCCCGGCGCCACGGCGCCGCCTGA
- a CDS encoding GTP-binding protein, protein MPQRLPVTVLSGFLGAGKTTLLNHILHNREGRRVAVIVNDMSEVNIDAALVREGGAALSRTDERLVEMSNGCICCTLREDLLIEVGRLAKEGRFDQLVIESTGISEPLPVAETFTFAGEDGKSLADVARLDTMVTVVDAFNFLRDYGSADSLQQRGQSLGDEDARTVVDLLIEQIEFCDVLVVNKTDLVSAAERERLMAILKSLNPRARIELSEFGRISLDRVLDTGLFDFAQAEQAPGWLAELRGEHLPESEAYGIRSFVYRARLPFHPRRFWDLVQQEWEGVVRSKGFFWLASRPTRAGSWSQAGGACRYGAAGFWWAAVPREHWPSDPEGLALIQSHWDPATGDARQELVLIGIGMDEAALRARLDACLLTEEEMRYGASWWQNLPDPFPSWNA, encoded by the coding sequence ATGCCCCAACGCCTCCCCGTCACCGTGCTGTCCGGCTTCCTCGGCGCCGGCAAGACCACGCTGCTCAACCACATCCTGCACAACCGCGAGGGCCGCCGCGTGGCGGTGATCGTCAACGACATGAGCGAGGTCAACATCGACGCCGCGCTGGTGCGCGAGGGCGGGGCCGCGCTGTCGCGCACCGACGAGCGGCTGGTCGAGATGAGCAACGGCTGCATCTGCTGCACCTTGCGCGAGGACCTGCTGATCGAGGTCGGCCGGCTCGCGAAGGAAGGCCGCTTCGACCAGCTGGTGATCGAGTCGACCGGCATCTCCGAACCGCTGCCGGTGGCCGAGACCTTCACCTTCGCGGGCGAGGACGGCAAGAGCCTGGCCGACGTGGCGCGGCTCGACACCATGGTCACGGTGGTCGATGCCTTCAACTTCCTGCGCGACTACGGCTCGGCCGACAGCCTGCAGCAGCGCGGCCAGTCGCTCGGCGACGAGGACGCGCGCACCGTGGTCGACCTGCTGATCGAGCAGATCGAGTTCTGCGACGTGCTGGTGGTCAACAAGACCGACCTGGTGAGCGCGGCCGAGCGCGAGCGGCTGATGGCGATCCTCAAGAGCCTGAATCCGCGCGCGCGCATCGAGCTGTCGGAGTTCGGCCGCATCTCGCTCGACCGGGTGCTCGACACCGGCCTGTTCGACTTCGCGCAGGCCGAGCAGGCGCCGGGCTGGCTGGCCGAATTGCGCGGCGAGCACCTGCCCGAGAGCGAGGCCTACGGCATCCGCAGCTTCGTCTACCGCGCGCGGCTGCCGTTCCATCCGCGGCGCTTCTGGGACCTGGTGCAGCAGGAATGGGAGGGCGTGGTGCGCTCCAAGGGCTTCTTCTGGCTCGCGAGCCGGCCCACGCGCGCGGGCAGCTGGTCGCAAGCCGGGGGCGCCTGCCGCTACGGCGCGGCGGGTTTCTGGTGGGCGGCGGTGCCGCGCGAGCACTGGCCCAGCGATCCCGAGGGACTGGCGCTGATCCAGAGCCACTGGGACCCGGCCACGGGCGACGCGCGCCAGGAACTGGTGCTGATCGGCATCGGCATGGACGAGGCCGCGCTGCGCGCGCGGCTCGATGCCTGCCTGCTCACCGAGGAAGAGATGCGCTACGGCGCCTCGTGGTGGCAGAACCTGCCGGACCCTTTCCCGTCCTGGAACGCGTAG
- a CDS encoding aspartate/tyrosine/aromatic aminotransferase codes for MFDQLPAHADDPILGLFEAYKADPRPHKVNLGIGIYCDEQGRVPALASVRAARALLAEADAPSVYAPTEGAQPYRDAVRRLVFGEAATAPIVVVQTVAGTGALKTGADLLKDLSPEATVWMPDPTWANHAAIFEGAGLRVDHYPYYDGRTGGFDLDGAIATLGKLPAGDIVLLHPCCHNPTGVDPSHDEWRALFDTIARRGLLPFFDMAYQGFAQGVDEDAWAVRECVRRGIACLVASSFSKIFSLYGERVGALAVHAPGADAARLLGRLKLGIRRSYSCPPGQGAALVQAILADRALEAQWRAELEAMRLRMRAMRTALHRALGPGSGYLVAQHGMFSYTGLAPARIDALRERFGVYLVGSGRLCVAGLNPSNIERVSAALAAVQA; via the coding sequence GTGTTCGATCAACTGCCGGCTCATGCCGACGATCCCATCCTCGGCCTGTTCGAGGCCTACAAGGCCGACCCGCGGCCGCACAAGGTCAACCTCGGCATCGGCATCTATTGCGACGAGCAGGGCCGCGTGCCAGCGCTGGCTTCGGTGCGCGCGGCGCGCGCGTTGCTGGCCGAGGCCGACGCACCCAGCGTCTATGCGCCGACCGAGGGAGCGCAGCCCTACCGCGACGCGGTGCGGCGGCTGGTGTTCGGCGAGGCGGCAACGGCGCCGATCGTGGTGGTGCAGACCGTGGCCGGCACCGGCGCGCTCAAGACCGGCGCGGACCTGCTGAAGGACCTGTCCCCCGAGGCCACGGTGTGGATGCCCGACCCGACCTGGGCCAACCATGCGGCGATCTTCGAGGGCGCGGGGCTGCGCGTCGATCACTATCCCTACTACGACGGCAGGACCGGCGGCTTCGACCTCGACGGCGCCATCGCCACGCTCGGCAAGCTTCCGGCCGGCGACATCGTGCTGCTGCATCCCTGTTGCCACAACCCGACCGGCGTGGATCCCTCGCACGACGAGTGGCGCGCGCTGTTCGACACCATCGCTCGGCGCGGCCTGCTGCCCTTCTTCGACATGGCGTACCAGGGCTTCGCGCAGGGCGTGGACGAGGACGCCTGGGCCGTGCGCGAATGCGTGCGGCGCGGCATCGCCTGCCTGGTGGCGAGTTCGTTCTCGAAGATCTTCTCGCTCTATGGCGAGCGCGTGGGCGCGCTCGCCGTGCATGCGCCGGGCGCCGATGCGGCGCGTCTGCTGGGCCGGCTCAAGCTCGGCATCCGGCGCAGTTATTCGTGCCCGCCGGGGCAGGGCGCGGCGCTGGTGCAGGCGATCCTCGCGGACCGCGCGCTCGAGGCGCAATGGCGCGCCGAGCTCGAGGCGATGCGGCTGCGCATGCGCGCGATGCGCACGGCGCTGCATCGGGCGCTCGGGCCGGGCTCCGGCTACCTGGTGGCGCAGCACGGCATGTTCAGCTACACGGGACTGGCACCCGCGCGGATCGATGCGCTGCGCGAACGCTTCGGCGTCTACCTCGTGGGCTCGGGGCGGCTGTGCGTCGCGGGGCTCAACCCGTCGAACATCGAACGCGTGAGCGCCGCGCTCGCGGCGGTGCAGGCATGA
- a CDS encoding glutathione S-transferase has product MTPPVLYSFRRCPYAMRARLALAASGQRCELREVELKRKPPEMLAASPKGTVPVLVLADGTVIDQSLDIMRWALAAHDPLRWLQPGDTEALVAACDEGFKPQLDRYKYPGRFADAVQAEAREQGARFLRELEARLAASAFLLGAQASLADAALMPFVRQYAMVEPAWFEAQPWPRLRAWLADWIASPLFDSVMRKNPPWRSGEAGIAFP; this is encoded by the coding sequence ATGACCCCGCCCGTGCTCTACAGCTTCCGCCGTTGCCCCTATGCGATGCGCGCCCGCCTCGCGCTGGCGGCGAGCGGCCAGCGTTGCGAGCTGCGCGAGGTCGAGCTCAAGCGCAAGCCGCCCGAGATGCTGGCCGCCTCGCCCAAGGGCACGGTGCCGGTGCTCGTGCTGGCCGACGGCACGGTGATCGACCAGAGCCTGGACATCATGCGCTGGGCGCTCGCGGCCCACGATCCGCTGCGCTGGCTGCAGCCCGGCGACACCGAGGCGCTGGTCGCCGCCTGCGACGAGGGCTTCAAGCCGCAGCTCGACCGCTACAAGTACCCGGGCCGCTTCGCCGACGCGGTGCAGGCCGAGGCCCGCGAACAGGGCGCGCGCTTCCTGCGCGAGCTCGAGGCGCGGCTGGCCGCCTCGGCCTTCCTGCTCGGCGCCCAGGCAAGCCTGGCCGATGCCGCGCTGATGCCCTTCGTGCGCCAGTACGCGATGGTCGAGCCGGCCTGGTTCGAGGCCCAGCCCTGGCCGCGGCTGCGCGCCTGGCTCGCGGACTGGATCGCCTCGCCGCTGTTCGACAGCGTCATGCGCAAGAACCCGCCCTGGCGCAGCGGCGAGGCCGGCATCGCCTTCCCATGA
- a CDS encoding tryptophan 2,3-dioxygenase produces MTASPSRPRRQRAIPTVRDPALELSLVKPIATGDNHQRAATVQDTDGEPLLQFEGRSNPYLEHQRNDLLLSLQHMRSEGHDEMVFMCITHCKELSFKAIHYELSNMQLRVRADDVAGALQLAPRVRALLEFLGKTWDVLSTITPHEFNQFRNTLGIASGQQSYMYRHVEFILGNKSIPLARAHANNPDVWPYMERALNSPSLYDDVLALLHRRGVPVPAEALERDWSASYALNAGVEAAWLQVYGDPAPENDLYRLGEALMDIADVFSQYRWRHFVSVERILGFKPGTGGSAGVGWLRSVVDHRFFPELWSVRTRL; encoded by the coding sequence ATGACGGCCTCCCCCTCGCGCCCCCGGCGGCAGCGCGCGATCCCCACGGTGCGCGATCCCGCGCTCGAGCTGTCGCTGGTCAAGCCGATCGCGACCGGCGACAACCACCAGCGCGCGGCCACGGTGCAGGACACCGACGGCGAGCCGCTGCTCCAGTTCGAGGGCCGCAGCAACCCCTACCTCGAGCACCAGCGCAACGACCTGCTGCTGAGCCTGCAGCACATGCGCAGCGAAGGCCACGACGAGATGGTCTTCATGTGCATCACCCACTGCAAGGAACTGAGCTTCAAGGCGATCCACTACGAGCTCTCGAACATGCAGTTGCGCGTGCGCGCCGACGACGTGGCCGGCGCGCTGCAGCTCGCGCCGCGGGTGCGCGCGCTGCTGGAGTTCCTCGGCAAGACCTGGGACGTGCTCTCGACCATCACGCCGCACGAGTTCAACCAGTTCCGCAACACGCTGGGCATCGCCTCGGGCCAGCAGTCCTACATGTACCGGCACGTGGAATTCATCCTCGGCAACAAGTCGATTCCGCTGGCGCGCGCGCATGCCAACAACCCCGATGTATGGCCCTACATGGAGCGCGCGCTGAATTCGCCGAGCCTCTACGACGACGTGCTCGCGCTGCTGCACCGGCGCGGCGTGCCCGTGCCGGCCGAGGCGCTCGAGCGCGACTGGTCGGCCAGCTATGCGCTCAACGCGGGCGTGGAGGCCGCGTGGCTGCAGGTCTACGGCGACCCGGCGCCCGAGAACGATCTCTACCGGCTCGGCGAGGCGCTGATGGACATCGCCGACGTGTTCTCGCAGTACCGCTGGCGCCATTTCGTCTCGGTCGAACGCATCCTGGGCTTCAAGCCCGGCACCGGTGGTTCGGCCGGCGTGGGCTGGCTGCGCAGCGTGGTCGACCACCGCTTCTTTCCCGAGCTGTGGTCGGTGCGCACGCGGCTCTGA